The DNA window CGTGCTTCACGCAGCGCCGGCCGTCCATGTCCTTGATGTCGAGAGCCTTCATCGCCTCGCGCGCCTTCTGTATCTCGGCGGCTGTGAGGTGCATGTCGAGTCTTCTGTACCTGCAGGGGCCGTAGTCCTTCTGCAGCTCCGCGACCAGACGGCTCAGCGGCTTTCCGGTGAAGGCCATCATCTCCAGCAGCATCAGGTCGGAGAAGACCCCGTCGCGCTCCGGTATGTGGCGCGGGAAGCCGAAGCCGCCGGACTCCTCGCCGCCCACGAGCACGCCCGGGGCCTTCATCGCGGGGCTTATGTACTTGAAGCC is part of the bacterium genome and encodes:
- a CDS encoding phosphoglucomutase/phosphomannomutase family protein, with protein sequence GFKYISPAMKAPGVLVGGEESGGFGFPRHIPERDGVFSDLMLLEMMAFTGKPLSRLVAELQKDYGPCRYRRLDMHLTAAEIQKAREAMKALDIKDMDGRRCVKHETMDGHHFLFEDDSWLLFRASGTEPLVRIYAEAPSMDEVEHMIAVGKKELGL